In Caldisericota bacterium, the DNA window CGTTATGTGAATATTCACTTATCTGCGTAGCATTCATATCAGAAAACCGCTCTAAAACACAATCAATTACTTCTTTTTCATGTGCTTTGAGCTTAGAAAGATCAGGACGCCTCAAAGGAAGATACTTTATCTGCGGATAATTAAAATATTTGCTCTTGACAATTTCTATCTCCTTATTTTTTATCATGCACCTGACAATCTTTAAAAACTCTACAGGAGTTGGCCCATGACAGTTTTTTATGTATGTTGCTCCAATTAATTGCTCTTCATACTTTTCATAAAAGTTAAAATCAATGAAGTAGAGAAGTTTATATAACACCGTTTCCCCTATATTTGGTTTTGCACCAACTTTGTTTAAAATATAGAGTAGCACTTCTTTAAATTTTTCTATATTCTGTTGAGGAACACTTATTCTAATTTCTTTTTCTTCTTTCTTGCTT includes these proteins:
- a CDS encoding DUF4065 domain-containing protein — encoded protein: MDKTINKKLAKRVKMLRGETGLSQQEIAKLLGISRSTISQIENGERKITAEELKKLSDIFNVSSDDMLNQGKSIKVILEKGKSKKEEKEIRISVPQQNIEKFKEVLLYILNKVGAKPNIGETVLYKLLYFIDFNFYEKYEEQLIGATYIKNCHGPTPVEFLKIVRCMIKNKEIEIVKSKYFNYPQIKYLPLRRPDLSKLKAHEKEVIDCVLERFSDMNATQISEYSHNDVPWLAAEDGKSIEYESVFYRTAPYSVREYNGEDI